A section of the Paenibacillus aurantius genome encodes:
- a CDS encoding IS110 family RNA-guided transposase — translation MKFKQHDAQNQRIERITSHHLVIGIDIAKETQIARAVTYRGIELGRACSFKNDVLCFQKLLSWIKSIQKQHNKTGVIIGMEPTGHYWLNLACWLLEKHLEVVVVNPYQVKNNKENRDNSPTKNDTKDALVIADMVKNGYYSPLRLPTGNYQALRVLMSDREFVIKQFITIQNQIHRWLDIWFPEYHRVFKDWSCKTSLVTLRLFPLPSELKILSPEEIYDKWRPHMKRRASISFARALVEQAQQSIAQDVAPEQVKRSLLFLLDQYETLSTHLAQLEQEAISLLKDIPQAQRLLTIPGIGKITVAGILAETGDLGTYRHGRQVLRLAGLHLGEESSGKHKGQVRITKRGRPGLRKYLYLAVLHLVVNNEEFRALHHHYTLTRKMKKIHSIIKLCGKLARILVGLVHQEYDYTPEKVITAIPAA, via the coding sequence ATGAAGTTTAAACAACATGACGCTCAAAATCAACGGATCGAACGTATTACCAGTCATCACCTTGTTATCGGTATCGACATTGCCAAGGAGACCCAAATTGCTCGGGCAGTGACTTACCGCGGCATCGAATTAGGTAGGGCCTGCTCGTTTAAAAATGACGTTTTGTGCTTTCAAAAACTTCTCAGTTGGATTAAATCGATACAAAAGCAACACAACAAGACCGGGGTTATTATCGGGATGGAACCCACGGGGCATTATTGGCTTAACCTTGCTTGTTGGCTTTTAGAAAAGCACCTTGAAGTGGTAGTCGTTAATCCTTACCAGGTTAAAAACAATAAGGAGAATCGAGATAATTCTCCCACCAAAAATGATACAAAAGATGCACTGGTCATCGCCGATATGGTCAAGAATGGTTATTACTCTCCTCTGCGATTACCCACGGGAAATTACCAAGCTCTCCGTGTTTTGATGAGCGACCGTGAGTTTGTCATAAAGCAATTCATCACGATTCAGAACCAAATTCATCGCTGGCTGGATATCTGGTTTCCAGAATACCATCGAGTATTCAAAGATTGGAGCTGCAAAACCTCTTTGGTAACGCTGCGATTATTCCCATTACCATCCGAACTGAAGATCCTTTCCCCAGAAGAAATCTATGACAAATGGAGACCCCATATGAAACGTAGGGCAAGTATATCGTTCGCAAGAGCACTAGTGGAACAGGCGCAGCAATCCATTGCTCAGGATGTTGCACCAGAGCAAGTTAAACGATCCCTTTTGTTTCTCCTGGATCAGTATGAAACATTATCAACACATTTGGCGCAGCTTGAACAAGAGGCCATTTCCCTTTTGAAAGATATTCCACAAGCCCAGCGCCTACTGACCATTCCAGGCATCGGTAAAATTACAGTAGCCGGTATTTTAGCGGAGACTGGGGATTTAGGTACCTATCGCCATGGACGACAAGTGCTGCGACTTGCAGGGCTGCATTTAGGTGAAGAAAGTTCCGGCAAGCATAAAGGTCAGGTTCGGATTACCAAACGTGGTCGGCCCGGTCTTCGAAAGTACCTCTACTTGGCTGTGCTGCACCTAGTAGTGAATAATGAGGAATTTCGTGCGCTTCACCACCACTATACGCTAACAAGAAAGATGAAGAAAATACATTCGATTATAAAACTATGCGGAAAGTTGGCGCGTATTCTGGTCGGACTTGTTCACCAAGAATATGATTATACTCCCGAGAAAGTTATTACTGCTATCCCCGCAGCTTGA